Proteins encoded within one genomic window of Tunturibacter gelidoferens:
- a CDS encoding VWA domain-containing protein, whose product MLKGSWVSLAMFLTLGSYGQTIAPINSGTVWVPALVELKSGKIAYDLSVDDFSIKDNGIEQQIVLQSDMGAQPISLLFVIQTGHNSATQLGKISRLPDLLDSILTSPQDQIAIVTFDSSPHFLQAFTANSDTVSSSFASILPGNSAAALFDAMHMAISSLSKAAPENHKVIVLISGEHDHGSVGSDSGSLIREVSSSNASVYSLSFTPGRKELFGKLRSLNPLAVTGGVMQRNAGEALAQLTGGDFFRFDNERDFEDRIGDIGNHIHNRYNLAFQPSNPRPGFHSLQVEVRQSRVNIISARGGYWASDDSRFGSAGGSK is encoded by the coding sequence ATGCTCAAAGGATCATGGGTCAGCCTGGCGATGTTTCTAACACTGGGATCTTATGGGCAGACAATTGCACCTATCAATAGCGGAACAGTCTGGGTTCCCGCACTTGTCGAATTAAAGTCGGGAAAGATCGCGTACGATCTCTCCGTGGATGATTTTTCCATCAAAGACAACGGCATTGAGCAGCAAATCGTCTTGCAGTCTGATATGGGTGCTCAACCAATTTCTCTTCTCTTTGTGATTCAGACTGGTCACAACTCGGCCACCCAATTAGGAAAAATTTCACGCCTCCCCGATTTGCTGGATAGCATTCTGACCAGCCCGCAGGACCAGATTGCAATCGTAACCTTCGACAGCAGCCCGCATTTTCTCCAAGCCTTCACCGCGAACTCAGACACAGTTTCCAGTTCTTTCGCATCGATTTTGCCAGGAAACTCGGCCGCTGCGTTATTCGATGCCATGCACATGGCTATTAGTTCTCTTTCTAAAGCAGCTCCGGAGAATCACAAAGTCATTGTCCTGATATCCGGCGAGCATGACCATGGCAGCGTTGGCTCCGATAGCGGCTCTCTCATTCGCGAGGTCTCATCCAGCAACGCGTCGGTGTACAGTTTGTCATTTACGCCAGGCAGAAAGGAGCTCTTTGGTAAGCTTCGATCGCTCAATCCGCTGGCGGTGACAGGAGGCGTCATGCAACGGAACGCTGGCGAAGCATTGGCGCAACTCACGGGTGGAGATTTTTTCCGCTTCGACAACGAACGGGATTTTGAAGATCGCATCGGTGACATCGGGAATCATATTCACAACCGGTACAACCTTGCCTTTCAACCAAGCAATCCGCGGCCGGGTTTCCATTCTTTACAGGTCGAAGTACGGCAGTCGAGAGTTAACATTATCTCGGCGCGAGGAGGCTATTGGGCGTCGGACGATAGCCGCTTTGGAAGCGCAGGCGGATCAAAATGA
- a CDS encoding aryl-sulfate sulfotransferase — protein MRNRAVGLAFLIGLLVLSGCGSGVYYTITPTDPTAPPPVATQSGSVSVAPQYAAVGPSGSSQFKATVSGSGGVQWLVNGVAGGNATVGTVDANGNFTAPVALVQPVNVVVTAELANSAQSNYATAVVSLVASGVVSATGNPQVASYSITLPAPGSVYVEFGDSAAYGFPTSVQTTPSHYGGQLTVLVAGLRGNTAYHMRAQVVLNDGAALTDTDHTFTTGLPPETAVVEMTTTAGDTPQPGIETFDTLRPHEAVQAFATDLSGNVIWTYSYAGSIEDAVQPIKMLPNGHFLIQISYASSIPVQKGGIVIPGTLDEVREVDLAGSTIRSVTAAQLAKELPAQGAGIQLGSLHHDVLPLPNGHILLLFSVSKAFNDLPGYPGTTNVLGDELVDVDQNFSPDWVWNSFDHLDVNRHPYLFPDWTHSNALLYSADDHNVLLSVRHQNWIIKIDFEDGTGSGNILWRLGEGGDFRLEGGTDPTDWFYAQHGPSFFSTNTTGVFELGAMDNGDDRQFPAGVMCGVGGVAPCLYSTASVLQVNESGMSASLLKRYVPPGSIYSFFGGNVNPLADGDLEVNFCGATTGTLVQELREEDGIEEVVWQAVTKGTNQYRADRLPSLYPGVQW, from the coding sequence AGCGGTTCTGTGAGCGTAGCTCCGCAGTATGCTGCGGTAGGCCCCAGTGGAAGCAGCCAGTTCAAGGCTACGGTTTCCGGGAGCGGAGGCGTGCAGTGGCTGGTGAACGGTGTTGCTGGGGGTAATGCGACTGTTGGTACGGTGGATGCAAACGGAAATTTTACAGCGCCGGTGGCGCTGGTTCAACCCGTGAATGTTGTTGTGACCGCTGAACTGGCGAATTCGGCTCAAAGCAATTACGCAACTGCGGTTGTCTCTCTGGTGGCAAGCGGTGTGGTGAGCGCTACGGGAAACCCGCAAGTTGCAAGTTATTCGATAACCCTGCCCGCCCCCGGTAGTGTTTATGTCGAGTTCGGAGATAGCGCGGCGTACGGGTTTCCGACGTCGGTGCAAACGACGCCATCCCATTACGGAGGACAATTAACTGTGTTGGTGGCAGGGTTGCGGGGTAATACGGCTTATCACATGCGGGCGCAGGTAGTCCTGAACGACGGAGCTGCTCTTACGGATACCGACCATACGTTCACCACTGGGCTACCGCCTGAGACTGCAGTTGTGGAGATGACCACTACAGCGGGCGACACACCGCAGCCGGGTATCGAGACGTTCGATACGCTGAGGCCGCATGAGGCTGTCCAGGCGTTTGCAACCGACCTGAGCGGGAATGTGATCTGGACTTATAGCTACGCCGGGTCAATCGAGGATGCCGTGCAGCCGATCAAGATGCTGCCGAATGGTCATTTTCTGATTCAGATCTCTTACGCGTCTTCGATCCCTGTACAGAAGGGTGGAATTGTTATTCCGGGAACGCTGGATGAGGTAAGGGAAGTGGACCTGGCGGGAAGTACGATCCGGTCAGTGACGGCAGCGCAGTTGGCGAAGGAACTTCCCGCGCAGGGGGCCGGAATACAGTTGGGGAGTCTGCATCACGATGTGCTCCCGCTGCCGAATGGCCATATACTGCTATTGTTTTCAGTGAGCAAAGCCTTCAACGATCTGCCGGGATATCCAGGGACGACGAATGTGCTTGGGGATGAACTAGTCGACGTGGATCAGAACTTCAGTCCGGATTGGGTATGGAACTCGTTCGACCATCTGGATGTGAATCGGCACCCGTATCTGTTTCCAGACTGGACACATTCGAACGCACTGCTGTATTCCGCGGATGATCATAACGTGTTGCTATCGGTGCGGCATCAGAACTGGATAATCAAGATCGACTTTGAAGATGGTACCGGATCGGGGAACATACTTTGGAGACTTGGCGAGGGTGGAGACTTCCGCCTTGAGGGAGGAACGGACCCGACGGACTGGTTCTATGCGCAACACGGGCCGAGTTTCTTTAGCACCAATACGACGGGCGTGTTTGAGCTGGGAGCGATGGACAATGGCGATGACCGCCAGTTTCCGGCCGGAGTCATGTGCGGGGTTGGCGGAGTCGCCCCCTGTCTGTATTCGACGGCGTCGGTACTGCAGGTGAATGAGTCTGGTATGTCGGCAAGCTTGTTGAAACGCTATGTTCCGCCGGGTTCGATATATAGCTTCTTCGGCGGTAACGTCAATCCACTGGCCGACGGCGATTTGGAGGTGAATTTCTGCGGGGCTACCACAGGCACGTTAGTTCAGGAGTTGCGAGAGGAGGATGGAATCGAAGAGGTCGTGTGGCAGGCCGTGACGAAGGGAACCAACCAGTATCGTGCGGATCGGCTGCCCAGCTTGTATCCAGGAGTTCAGTGGTAA